A stretch of Paenibacillus mucilaginosus 3016 DNA encodes these proteins:
- a CDS encoding glycoside hydrolase family 88/105 protein: MRKFECDEQEVKELLDRVVRRTMNMDFTWNWSCGVAYYGISKAWEVTRNQEYIDFLVKWVDEYLELGLPTLMVNSCAMGHTMLTLHEATGDAKYLDLALMKAEYLRKDAIRFGEGVFQHTVSSKNDFPEQAWADTLFMAAYFLLRLGFKLDNKEYIEDALNQFYWHEEYLQDTKTNLFYHAWDNVRQDHLSGIYWGRANAWAAYTMAQAHKMLNPFMPMWMQLGGALGDQLSALVRLQTPDGLWRTVLNDETSYEETSASAGIAAAMTIYAHPLHQNYMAKAYKGILANIDEDGSVRNVSAGTAVMYSADDYKVISKKRVQGWGQGLTLAYLVALLQNRELVSAI; encoded by the coding sequence ATGCGAAAGTTCGAATGCGATGAGCAAGAAGTAAAGGAGCTGCTTGACCGGGTTGTCCGCAGAACGATGAATATGGATTTTACATGGAACTGGTCCTGCGGGGTGGCTTATTACGGCATTAGTAAAGCCTGGGAAGTCACCCGCAACCAGGAGTATATTGATTTTCTGGTGAAGTGGGTGGATGAATATCTGGAGCTTGGGCTGCCGACCCTTATGGTCAATTCGTGCGCCATGGGACACACCATGCTGACCCTGCATGAAGCCACAGGCGACGCCAAGTACCTGGATCTGGCTCTCATGAAGGCCGAGTACCTGCGCAAGGATGCGATCCGGTTCGGCGAAGGCGTATTCCAGCACACGGTATCCTCCAAGAATGACTTTCCGGAGCAGGCGTGGGCGGATACGCTGTTCATGGCGGCCTATTTTCTCCTTCGCCTTGGCTTTAAGCTCGACAACAAGGAATATATCGAGGATGCCCTCAACCAATTCTATTGGCACGAAGAATATTTGCAGGATACGAAGACGAATCTGTTCTATCATGCCTGGGATAATGTAAGACAAGACCATCTCTCGGGCATTTATTGGGGGCGTGCCAATGCGTGGGCCGCTTATACGATGGCGCAGGCGCACAAGATGCTGAACCCCTTCATGCCGATGTGGATGCAGCTCGGCGGGGCCCTCGGCGACCAATTGAGCGCCCTCGTCCGACTGCAGACCCCTGACGGGCTGTGGCGGACGGTACTGAACGATGAAACCTCGTATGAGGAGACTTCGGCCTCCGCGGGCATTGCTGCGGCGATGACCATCTATGCCCATCCGCTGCATCAGAATTACATGGCCAAGGCCTATAAGGGCATCCTGGCCAATATCGACGAAGACGGTTCGGTCCGGAATGTCTCGGCCGGTACGGCGGTCATGTATTCCGCGGATGATTACAAGGTCATTTCGAAGAAAAGGGTTCAAGGCTGGGGGCAGGGGTTGACACTGGCCTATCTGGTGGCCCTGCTCCAGAACAGGGAGCTGGTCAGCGCGATATAG
- a CDS encoding helix-turn-helix domain-containing protein, protein MLSKLWTPLASGSKPELRKVLIIASLLATVPVLIMGAVAYFTASGRFIEEIREANRQTMLQIQQRIDEKLITLEKIALQNAVNPTLSRFVSLSNPEEDFETLGLTMTLLNSIQVLIEDIDAVYLYRPDQHLVVSPNRGLVGEEVLPEYVREAVSLNPSKVWLDHKLESELVRDGFHQVTFVRRINTSGQTPAGYLIVNLNDTAFFRVFSNMKLGSRELVIVTPSGNVFADGSSSLLQNPLAQYPFFQELMNSDEREMLMTEQVDGSPMSINYLKSNYNGWKYVTMIPYSDLTQHLQKIKQTTFLICLLLVLISVTATGVLSKRWYRALQSLMDLIKNKGGLAEAPHSQNEFAVIRHYFDSLHENNEILREQIQESMPLLRANFIQNLLTEPFHSSMIERAEYYNIPVQHAYYTVLCIELDNTRGHTEQDSNLFHYAVINISKEMISHHAEGLVIRMHNGHIAILINHDAEEPSLADLKTKSFLVAEEIRSVAESLLHITVTIGIGRSYEGLGQVRTSYGEALEALKYQLVEGSGRVLFVGQIKAETSSFAYPYDLEQQLLTCLKLANMDKISTLLDDFAQALRAEIVSHEHVRQSFIQLIAASLRGLYEIDPNSTRVHDYNLYERLNELNTSDKIVGWLKAEVYPPMVGHINTRTASRNHSTIQKALDYMHEHYDTDLSMPQLASMISIPVSQFSHLFKVEVGMFFSEYLIALRMEKARELLETTDFKISDIAEKLRYNNSQNFIRVFKKMNGMTPGEYRTRHAKEKPEQKAAQGVNK, encoded by the coding sequence ATGCTCAGCAAACTGTGGACACCTTTGGCATCCGGATCCAAACCTGAGCTCAGAAAAGTGCTGATTATCGCTTCGCTGCTTGCCACGGTTCCGGTCTTGATCATGGGAGCCGTAGCCTACTTCACCGCAAGCGGCCGATTTATCGAGGAGATCCGGGAGGCCAACCGGCAGACGATGCTGCAGATCCAGCAGCGGATCGACGAGAAATTGATCACGCTCGAGAAGATAGCCCTTCAGAACGCCGTGAATCCGACGCTTTCGCGGTTTGTTTCCTTATCGAATCCGGAAGAGGATTTTGAGACCCTGGGGCTGACGATGACCCTTCTCAATTCCATACAGGTATTGATCGAGGATATAGACGCGGTCTACCTCTACCGGCCGGATCAGCATCTTGTCGTGTCGCCGAACCGGGGCCTGGTGGGGGAAGAGGTGCTGCCGGAGTATGTAAGGGAGGCCGTCAGTCTGAATCCCTCCAAAGTCTGGCTTGATCATAAGCTGGAGTCGGAGCTCGTCCGGGATGGCTTCCACCAGGTGACGTTCGTGCGGCGGATCAATACCTCGGGCCAAACGCCGGCAGGCTATTTGATCGTCAATTTGAACGACACGGCTTTCTTCCGCGTGTTCAGCAACATGAAACTGGGCTCCAGAGAGCTCGTGATCGTCACCCCGAGCGGCAACGTATTTGCGGATGGCTCCAGCAGTCTTCTGCAGAACCCGCTCGCGCAGTATCCATTTTTTCAGGAGCTGATGAATTCCGATGAGCGCGAGATGCTCATGACGGAGCAGGTCGATGGAAGCCCCATGTCCATCAATTATTTGAAGTCGAATTATAACGGCTGGAAGTATGTCACGATGATCCCCTACAGCGATCTGACTCAGCATCTGCAAAAAATCAAGCAAACGACGTTCCTCATCTGTCTCCTGCTTGTATTGATCAGCGTAACGGCGACCGGGGTGCTATCCAAACGGTGGTACCGTGCCCTGCAGTCCTTGATGGATCTCATCAAGAACAAGGGCGGGCTGGCGGAAGCGCCTCACAGCCAGAATGAATTCGCGGTGATCCGGCATTATTTCGACTCGCTGCATGAGAATAACGAAATTCTCAGGGAACAGATTCAGGAGTCGATGCCGCTGCTGCGTGCCAACTTTATTCAGAACCTGCTGACCGAGCCGTTCCACAGCAGCATGATCGAACGTGCGGAATACTATAACATCCCGGTGCAGCATGCCTATTATACCGTTCTTTGTATTGAACTCGACAACACTCGCGGACATACGGAGCAGGATTCCAACCTCTTTCATTATGCCGTGATTAACATTTCCAAAGAGATGATCAGTCATCATGCCGAGGGACTGGTGATCCGGATGCATAACGGGCATATTGCCATTCTCATCAATCATGACGCGGAAGAACCGTCGCTGGCCGATCTCAAGACGAAGTCGTTCCTGGTGGCCGAGGAGATCCGCAGCGTGGCGGAAAGTCTGCTTCATATTACGGTAACCATAGGGATCGGGCGCAGCTACGAAGGGCTCGGACAGGTAAGGACCTCCTACGGGGAAGCGCTGGAGGCATTGAAGTACCAGCTCGTCGAAGGCAGCGGAAGGGTCCTGTTCGTCGGGCAGATCAAGGCGGAGACCTCCTCGTTCGCGTATCCTTATGACCTCGAGCAGCAGCTTCTGACCTGTCTGAAGCTGGCGAATATGGACAAGATCAGCACGCTGCTGGACGATTTCGCGCAGGCGCTGAGGGCGGAGATCGTGAGCCATGAGCATGTCCGCCAGTCGTTCATTCAGCTCATCGCCGCTTCCCTCCGGGGATTGTACGAGATCGATCCGAACAGTACCCGGGTTCATGACTACAATCTCTACGAGCGGCTGAATGAACTGAATACTTCGGACAAAATCGTGGGCTGGCTGAAGGCGGAGGTCTATCCGCCGATGGTCGGGCACATCAATACGAGAACGGCCAGCCGCAACCACAGCACCATCCAGAAGGCCCTGGATTATATGCATGAGCACTATGATACGGACCTGTCCATGCCGCAGCTTGCGTCCATGATCTCCATCCCGGTATCCCAATTCAGCCACTTGTTCAAGGTGGAGGTCGGGATGTTTTTCTCCGAATATTTGATTGCGCTGCGCATGGAGAAGGCGAGAGAGCTGCTGGAGACGACGGATTTCAAAATATCCGACATTGCCGAAAAGCTCCGCTACAATAACTCACAGAATTTCATCCGGGTGTTCAAAAAGATGAACGGCATGACCCCGGGGGAATACCGGACACGCCATGCGAAAGAGAAGCCGGAACAGAAGGCGGCTCAAGGGGTGAATAAGTAA
- a CDS encoding ABC transporter permease: MDVRHEVITAKGIAAPKGRFAFLKKEWIRNKYLYLMLVPVLAYYLIFHYGPMYGLLMAFQKSYSPVKGILAGTWVGFDNFTSFFNSFYFWRLLRNTVILSMLSIVFGFPAPIILALLLNEVRHKWFKSTVQTVSYLPHFISVVVVVGMLNAFSALDGGLFNIIRSFFSLQPIMFFTEADMFRPMYVLSNIWQGAGWASIIFLAALANIDSQLYEAAKMDGAGRWKQLLHVTIPGIMPTMIIMLILRLGAVMNADFQKILLMQTASTYEVSDVISTFVYRSGVLEANYTYSTAIGLFNGVINFAFLVIANAISRKANSSSLW, encoded by the coding sequence GTGGATGTAAGACATGAGGTTATAACGGCGAAAGGCATCGCCGCCCCCAAAGGCAGGTTTGCCTTTTTGAAGAAGGAATGGATCCGGAACAAGTATCTGTACCTGATGCTGGTGCCTGTGCTCGCTTACTACCTGATCTTCCATTACGGACCGATGTACGGTCTGCTGATGGCATTTCAGAAGAGCTACAGTCCGGTCAAAGGCATTCTTGCGGGGACGTGGGTCGGCTTTGACAACTTCACTTCTTTTTTCAACAGCTTCTACTTTTGGAGACTGCTTCGCAATACGGTGATCCTGAGCATGCTCAGCATCGTATTCGGGTTTCCGGCTCCGATCATTCTGGCTCTGCTGCTCAATGAAGTGAGGCATAAGTGGTTCAAAAGCACGGTACAAACCGTAAGCTATCTGCCGCACTTTATCTCGGTCGTGGTTGTCGTGGGGATGCTCAACGCGTTCTCCGCGCTGGACGGCGGCCTGTTCAACATCATCCGTTCGTTCTTCAGTCTCCAGCCGATCATGTTCTTCACGGAAGCGGACATGTTCCGGCCGATGTATGTCTTATCGAATATCTGGCAGGGAGCGGGATGGGCCTCCATTATCTTCCTGGCGGCACTGGCGAATATCGATTCCCAGCTCTACGAAGCGGCCAAGATGGATGGTGCCGGCCGGTGGAAGCAGCTGCTTCACGTCACGATACCGGGCATCATGCCGACCATGATCATCATGCTGATCCTGCGCCTCGGCGCCGTCATGAACGCGGACTTTCAGAAGATTTTGCTGATGCAAACCGCCTCCACCTACGAAGTATCCGACGTGATATCCACGTTCGTGTACCGTTCGGGTGTGCTGGAAGCGAACTATACGTATTCGACGGCCATCGGCTTGTTTAACGGCGTCATCAACTTTGCGTTCCTCGTGATCGCGAACGCCATCAGCCGCAAAGCCAATTCGTCGAGTCTGTGGTAG
- a CDS encoding carbohydrate ABC transporter permease, giving the protein MKPTVGERIFDGLNTLLLLLVIFISVYPMLYIFNSSVSDPDALLRNRSFMFLPEGFQLEAYKQVLQNPKVYSGYINTLFYVTVGTAVNLLMTSLAAYALSRADLYGRKFMMKLITFTMFFGGGMIPTFLLVQNLGLVDSRMALILPAAISTFYFIIMKTNFESIPNEMIESARLDGANDFTILFRIVLPVSKAILAVMTLYYAVDHWNEYMGPLLYLRDQGLYPIQIVLRDILLSSSMESMGPGADTGYAIGENIKYATIIISTLPIVMVYPFIQKYFVQGALVGAVKQ; this is encoded by the coding sequence ATGAAACCAACGGTTGGCGAACGCATATTTGACGGGTTGAACACGCTGCTTCTTCTGCTGGTCATTTTCATCTCGGTCTATCCCATGCTTTATATCTTCAACTCCTCCGTCAGCGATCCGGATGCGCTGCTGCGCAACCGATCCTTTATGTTCCTGCCCGAAGGCTTCCAGCTCGAGGCTTACAAGCAGGTGCTGCAGAACCCGAAGGTATACAGCGGGTATATCAATACGTTGTTTTATGTCACGGTCGGCACGGCCGTGAATCTGCTGATGACCTCGCTTGCGGCTTATGCGCTTTCGAGAGCGGATCTGTACGGCCGCAAGTTCATGATGAAGCTCATCACCTTCACCATGTTTTTCGGCGGAGGCATGATCCCTACGTTCCTGCTCGTGCAGAATCTGGGGCTGGTCGACAGCCGGATGGCACTTATCCTTCCCGCGGCGATCAGCACCTTCTACTTTATTATCATGAAGACGAATTTCGAGAGTATCCCCAATGAGATGATCGAATCGGCGAGGCTGGACGGCGCCAACGACTTTACGATTCTGTTCCGGATTGTGCTGCCGGTCTCCAAGGCCATTCTCGCGGTGATGACCCTGTATTACGCGGTGGACCATTGGAATGAATATATGGGACCTCTCTTGTATCTGCGGGATCAGGGATTATATCCGATTCAGATCGTGCTGAGAGACATCCTGCTCAGCAGCAGCATGGAGTCCATGGGCCCCGGGGCGGATACGGGCTATGCCATCGGCGAGAACATCAAGTATGCCACCATTATCATCTCCACGCTTCCGATCGTTATGGTGTATCCGTTCATCCAGAAGTATTTTGTCCAAGGGGCTTTAGTCGGCGCTGTTAAACAATAA
- a CDS encoding extracellular solute-binding protein produces the protein MKKKLMLIACSTVLTAGTLTGCADKGGEAGTNSTPIEGEKLTSIPLPITKEPVTIEYWRANDAKVTASLQNFGGIAAYKKKEELTGIQVKWTHPPLGQQKDQFNLLVATNDMPDVIYYNWYDAVGGPEKMLADGRIIRLNEYIDHYAPNLKKLIESDPDIKKQISLDDGTIYMFPYIRSEGRKLNATAGQIIRKDWLDKLGLKVPTTIDEWYTVLKAFRENDPNGNGKKDELPYTGSSAGSLNRLHEFAPAFGVIGGLQFKDGKVVYGPLQPEYKTFLETMVKWYGEGLIDPEIITNDGKAIDYKITNHLAGTFGAGVFSGIGKYMNLMKDTNPQFNLTGVPQPIGPAGKPYSKDDLDMKVLSYGEAITSSAEEDKIKYIVQWMDFNYSPQGHELFNFGIEGESYTKEGDAVKFTDTILKHPKLTYDQALASYALSVMDGPMNQDGRYLDALMSFPGQKEANEAWMKADDSLALPTYLRFTEDESRIRASVLNPITTYVNEMMTKFVTGKIPLSEYDKFTQTIQSMGIDQVVKIYEDAYARSQKR, from the coding sequence ATGAAGAAAAAGCTGATGCTGATCGCCTGCAGCACCGTATTAACCGCAGGCACCCTGACCGGATGCGCGGACAAAGGCGGGGAAGCGGGCACGAATTCCACGCCAATCGAGGGGGAGAAGCTCACCTCGATTCCGCTGCCGATTACGAAGGAACCGGTCACGATAGAGTACTGGCGGGCCAACGACGCCAAGGTAACGGCATCGCTGCAGAATTTCGGCGGAATCGCAGCGTACAAGAAGAAGGAAGAACTGACGGGCATCCAGGTCAAATGGACGCATCCGCCGCTCGGACAGCAGAAGGACCAGTTCAACCTGCTTGTGGCTACGAACGACATGCCGGACGTCATTTATTATAACTGGTATGACGCGGTGGGCGGTCCGGAGAAGATGCTGGCAGACGGCCGGATCATCCGTCTGAACGAATACATCGATCATTATGCGCCGAACCTGAAGAAGCTGATCGAGTCCGATCCGGACATCAAGAAGCAGATCTCGCTGGACGACGGGACGATCTATATGTTCCCCTACATCCGTTCGGAGGGCAGAAAGCTCAATGCCACCGCGGGCCAGATTATCCGGAAGGACTGGCTGGACAAGCTCGGGCTGAAAGTGCCGACGACCATTGACGAGTGGTATACCGTGCTGAAGGCATTCCGGGAGAACGATCCCAACGGAAACGGGAAGAAGGACGAGCTTCCGTATACCGGCTCGAGCGCCGGCAGCCTGAACAGGCTCCACGAGTTTGCTCCGGCCTTCGGCGTCATCGGCGGCCTGCAGTTCAAAGACGGCAAAGTCGTCTACGGACCGCTGCAGCCCGAATATAAGACGTTCCTGGAGACCATGGTCAAATGGTATGGCGAAGGGCTCATTGACCCGGAAATCATCACCAATGACGGCAAGGCGATCGATTATAAAATAACGAACCATCTGGCCGGTACGTTCGGCGCAGGCGTCTTCAGCGGGATCGGGAAATACATGAACCTGATGAAGGATACGAATCCCCAGTTCAATCTGACGGGGGTGCCGCAGCCGATCGGACCTGCAGGGAAGCCGTATTCCAAGGACGACCTGGACATGAAGGTGCTGTCGTACGGGGAAGCGATAACGTCTTCCGCAGAGGAAGACAAGATCAAATACATCGTGCAGTGGATGGACTTCAACTACAGCCCGCAGGGGCATGAACTGTTCAACTTCGGCATTGAAGGAGAAAGCTATACGAAGGAAGGCGATGCGGTCAAATTCACGGATACCATCCTGAAGCATCCGAAGCTGACTTATGACCAGGCGCTTGCCTCCTACGCGCTCTCGGTCATGGACGGTCCGATGAACCAGGACGGCCGGTATCTGGACGCCCTGATGTCCTTCCCGGGGCAGAAGGAGGCGAATGAGGCATGGATGAAAGCCGATGATTCCCTTGCGCTTCCTACCTATCTGCGGTTCACGGAAGACGAGTCCCGCATCCGCGCTTCCGTCCTGAACCCGATCACGACGTATGTGAACGAGATGATGACCAAGTTCGTGACAGGGAAGATCCCGCTCTCCGAGTACGACAAATTCACCCAAACGATTCAATCGATGGGAATCGACCAAGTGGTCAAGATCTATGAGGATGCTTACGCCCGTTCCCAGAAGCGGTAA
- a CDS encoding glycosylhydrolase-like jelly roll fold domain-containing protein, with product MHEFDVMKRQFAAPPAEYSPIPFWFWNDELSREEIIRQIHDFHSKEVDGFVIHPRMGLPRSMPYLSEAYMELVEAAVAEADRLGMRVILYDEGMYPSGSACGMVVKHNPGYASRGLQLREYPCREGEPLEIPVVLPPGDTVVSALAVRKLAEGEIEAELTLVLGIEQGRVRFTPPAPGSWSVLLFVDTPSGGTIRGVHPGQDDGEPDAPAAADLLNPEAVQTFIRLTHETYYRKLSRCFGTTVIAMFTDEPDLLGRGHTKGIKPWTRGLIGEFLGSGCLEEDLAALWYDAGEDTERVREAFETVVRSRLSRTYYKPLADWCEAHGIGLTGHPAGSDDIGLLEPFHIPGQDVVWRYIAPETERGLTGVHSTMGKCSSDSARHRGKRRNLNECFGVCGIEGGWSLSADHMKWYLDWLFVRGVNLIAPHAFYYSIRGERRDERPPDVGPHNIWWPEYARFSRYIKRMSWLMTDSRNGANVAVLAGAAYLPWKIVKPLYEGQIEFNYLEESLLRGSCECKDGTLSIAGYRYETVLIEDGRWLTPDSRQVLETFAGQGGLVIELGEGSGFTREIGQVRVERAEEIPDVLERRIGREVSLEPASDAVRISRVTKNGIPFYVIVNEGEARYEGTLRMKQRGHAEYWRPWTGECSPAGIQPIPEGQIVPVTVERRECLVIAVDPHSNPAAADEHPGKTEEVQDLSEGWRVIEGPWTGELPALSSWTGWEGMAHYSGTVTYEKRFELEDPAGWEELQLDLGDAHELVRLTVNGREAGVRMWSPYVFDVGSELQQGWNILRVSVTNSLANRYDGRSLPSGLLGPVRLLSSGRRGSL from the coding sequence ATGCACGAATTCGATGTTATGAAGAGGCAGTTCGCCGCTCCCCCTGCGGAGTACAGCCCGATTCCGTTCTGGTTCTGGAACGACGAGCTGTCCCGGGAGGAAATCATCCGGCAAATTCACGATTTTCATTCGAAGGAAGTGGACGGCTTCGTGATTCATCCGCGGATGGGGCTTCCGCGTTCGATGCCCTATTTGTCGGAAGCGTATATGGAGCTGGTGGAAGCGGCTGTGGCCGAAGCCGACAGGCTCGGCATGCGGGTCATCCTGTATGACGAAGGCATGTACCCTTCGGGATCTGCGTGCGGGATGGTCGTAAAGCATAACCCGGGCTATGCCAGCCGGGGACTGCAGCTGAGAGAGTACCCGTGCCGGGAGGGAGAACCCTTAGAGATCCCGGTGGTACTGCCGCCGGGGGACACCGTCGTCTCGGCGCTGGCGGTTCGCAAGCTTGCCGAAGGAGAGATCGAGGCGGAGCTCACGCTGGTGCTCGGGATCGAACAAGGCCGCGTGAGGTTCACGCCTCCAGCCCCCGGCAGCTGGTCGGTCCTGCTCTTCGTCGATACCCCTTCGGGAGGAACCATCCGCGGGGTTCATCCGGGCCAGGACGATGGGGAGCCCGATGCGCCCGCAGCCGCCGACCTGCTGAACCCGGAGGCGGTGCAGACCTTCATCCGGCTCACGCACGAGACTTATTACCGGAAGCTCAGCCGCTGCTTTGGCACCACGGTAATCGCGATGTTCACGGACGAGCCGGATCTGCTCGGCCGCGGGCATACGAAGGGGATCAAGCCCTGGACCCGGGGGCTCATCGGAGAATTTCTCGGGAGCGGCTGCCTGGAAGAGGATCTGGCGGCGCTGTGGTATGATGCCGGAGAGGACACGGAACGCGTCCGCGAAGCCTTTGAGACCGTGGTTCGCAGCCGGCTGTCCCGAACCTACTACAAGCCGCTCGCCGATTGGTGCGAAGCGCACGGGATCGGGTTGACCGGCCATCCGGCAGGCAGTGACGACATCGGGCTGCTGGAGCCTTTTCACATTCCAGGTCAGGATGTCGTGTGGAGATATATTGCCCCGGAGACAGAGAGAGGGCTGACCGGCGTACACAGTACGATGGGCAAGTGCTCGTCCGACAGCGCGCGTCATCGGGGCAAGCGCAGGAATCTGAACGAATGCTTCGGTGTCTGCGGGATCGAGGGAGGCTGGTCGCTGAGTGCGGACCATATGAAATGGTACCTGGACTGGCTGTTTGTCCGCGGCGTCAATCTGATCGCCCCGCATGCTTTTTATTACTCCATCCGGGGAGAACGCAGGGACGAACGTCCGCCGGATGTCGGGCCGCATAATATCTGGTGGCCGGAGTACGCCCGGTTCTCGAGGTACATCAAGCGGATGAGCTGGCTCATGACGGACAGCAGGAACGGTGCGAACGTTGCGGTGCTCGCAGGGGCTGCGTATCTGCCCTGGAAGATCGTGAAGCCGCTGTATGAGGGGCAGATCGAGTTCAACTACTTGGAGGAAAGCCTTCTGCGCGGTTCCTGCGAGTGCAAGGACGGGACGCTCAGCATTGCCGGTTACCGCTATGAAACCGTCTTGATTGAGGACGGCAGATGGCTGACGCCGGACAGCCGGCAGGTGCTGGAGACGTTCGCGGGACAGGGCGGCCTGGTCATCGAGCTGGGAGAAGGCAGCGGATTCACCAGGGAGATCGGTCAGGTTCGCGTGGAACGGGCGGAGGAAATTCCCGATGTGCTGGAGCGCAGGATCGGAAGAGAGGTCTCGCTCGAACCCGCGTCGGATGCAGTGCGAATCAGCCGCGTGACGAAGAACGGCATCCCCTTCTACGTCATCGTGAATGAGGGCGAAGCCCGTTACGAGGGAACGCTTCGGATGAAGCAGAGAGGTCATGCGGAATATTGGCGGCCTTGGACAGGGGAATGCAGTCCGGCAGGGATACAGCCTATCCCGGAAGGCCAGATCGTTCCTGTCACCGTGGAGCGCAGAGAATGCCTGGTCATCGCCGTGGATCCTCATTCCAATCCTGCGGCAGCGGATGAGCATCCAGGTAAGACCGAGGAAGTTCAAGACTTATCCGAAGGCTGGCGTGTGATCGAAGGACCGTGGACCGGCGAGCTCCCGGCACTATCCTCCTGGACCGGTTGGGAGGGCATGGCGCATTACTCCGGGACGGTTACGTATGAGAAACGTTTCGAGCTGGAAGATCCGGCGGGCTGGGAGGAGCTTCAGCTCGATCTGGGGGACGCACACGAGCTGGTCCGGTTAACCGTGAACGGCCGGGAAGCGGGTGTCCGGATGTGGAGTCCCTATGTGTTTGACGTGGGGAGCGAGCTGCAGCAAGGATGGAACATCCTGCGCGTATCCGTCACGAACAGCCTGGCGAACCGTTACGACGGCCGGTCTCTGCCGTCCGGTTTGCTCGGACCGGTACGTCTGTTAAGTTCCGGCCGCAGAGGAAGCCTATAG
- a CDS encoding glycoside hydrolase family 88/105 protein, whose product MNSSVSTLTPIEWAEKACEALMAKFEPELLPPDRFHYHQGVFLSGMEKCWRQTGNPKYYDYIKGWVDSQVLADGSIKKYKTDELDDIQPGVLLFNLFEQTGDERYKKALYTLVPLLKSWRTNPSGGFWHKGHYPNQMWLDGLYMAGPIAVQFGKTFGESEYFDMMTYQALLMAKHTKDPRTGLLYHGWDETKEAAWADPVTGLAPEFWGRAIGWYPVALLEMFEYLPEDHQDKAALTAILQDLLDALTKFQDPATGLWYQVIDKGDRPDNWLENSCSSLFVHAIAKAVRLGYLDAKYLEYAWKGYQGVIDTLKFDENDRVVIGNICIGTGIGDYAHYIARPTSENDLHGAGAFTLMCVEMSQAQPAGQ is encoded by the coding sequence ATGAACTCATCCGTATCCACGCTGACCCCCATAGAATGGGCCGAGAAGGCCTGCGAGGCGCTTATGGCCAAATTCGAGCCCGAGCTGCTTCCGCCGGACCGGTTCCATTACCATCAGGGCGTCTTCCTGTCCGGGATGGAAAAATGCTGGCGGCAGACTGGGAATCCCAAGTATTACGACTACATTAAAGGCTGGGTGGACAGCCAGGTACTCGCCGACGGCAGCATCAAGAAGTACAAAACCGATGAACTGGACGATATTCAGCCGGGCGTGCTTCTCTTTAACCTGTTCGAGCAAACAGGTGATGAACGATACAAGAAAGCCTTGTACACGCTGGTCCCCCTGTTAAAATCCTGGAGAACCAATCCGTCGGGCGGGTTCTGGCATAAGGGACATTATCCGAATCAAATGTGGCTCGACGGATTATATATGGCCGGGCCGATTGCCGTTCAGTTCGGCAAGACGTTCGGGGAGAGCGAATATTTCGACATGATGACCTATCAGGCTCTCCTGATGGCCAAGCACACCAAGGACCCACGCACCGGGTTACTGTATCACGGCTGGGATGAAACCAAAGAGGCCGCGTGGGCCGACCCTGTGACCGGCCTCGCTCCGGAATTCTGGGGCCGTGCCATCGGCTGGTATCCGGTCGCCCTGCTCGAAATGTTCGAGTACCTGCCGGAGGATCATCAAGACAAAGCCGCGCTGACCGCCATCCTGCAGGATCTGCTCGACGCCCTGACGAAGTTCCAGGACCCGGCGACCGGATTGTGGTATCAGGTGATCGACAAGGGAGACCGTCCGGATAACTGGCTGGAGAATTCCTGCTCCTCCTTGTTCGTGCATGCCATTGCCAAAGCAGTGCGCTTGGGTTACCTGGACGCCAAGTATCTCGAGTACGCCTGGAAAGGATATCAGGGTGTGATCGATACGCTGAAGTTCGACGAGAATGACCGCGTCGTCATCGGCAACATCTGCATCGGCACGGGGATTGGCGATTACGCCCACTACATCGCCCGTCCTACCAGCGAGAATGACCTGCACGGTGCAGGCGCCTTCACCCTCATGTGCGTGGAGATGAGCCAGGCGCAGCCTGCGGGGCAATAA